A region of Argonema galeatum A003/A1 DNA encodes the following proteins:
- a CDS encoding thioredoxin family protein translates to MDRSVIKFSSEDCGICHKMSFYDQKVAEELDLRFINVKMQDTATYRKYRKILLTQYPDKGEMGWPTYLICDSPEGEFKILGEVKGGHPKGEFRSRLQEVLDGCGS, encoded by the coding sequence ATGGATAGATCTGTAATCAAATTTTCTTCAGAAGACTGTGGCATTTGCCACAAGATGTCTTTTTATGACCAAAAAGTAGCCGAAGAACTGGATTTGCGATTTATTAATGTCAAAATGCAAGATACTGCTACCTACCGCAAGTATCGCAAGATTCTGTTAACCCAATATCCCGATAAAGGAGAAATGGGATGGCCGACCTACCTAATCTGCGATTCCCCAGAAGGAGAATTTAAGATTTTGGGAGAAGTTAAAGGAGGCCATCCCAAAGGAGAGTTCAGAAGTCGGCTGCAAGAAGTTTTGGATGGATGTGGGAGTTAG
- a CDS encoding S8 family peptidase gives MRKVFILCLFIIGLGFAIFNFKGLATRGTYDSIVLDFREDVPAAQIAGKLSALAQQYHVNPFLNSEFSLKDNVYIVKGDANLLNALKKSDIAKATESIEPNYIYNAYEVPNDPDYSKQWNLRSINVEAAWDETKGSGMTVAVIDTGVSRVPDLKDTKFVKGYDFVNDKEEADDDNGHGTHVAGTIAQSTNNGYGVAGIAYEASIMPLKVLSGSGGGTVADISEAIKFAADNGADVINMSLGGGGSSELMQEAVDYAHSKGVVIVAAAGNENRNSSSYPARYPHVISVAATGPAGEKAPYSNFGAGVDISAPGGSEAGKILQETIDYQTGEPVFAEYEGTSMASPHVAGVAALVKASGIENPDEIETVLTKSARVVTEDPLNHFGAGHLDAAAAVKFAQKGQVTFRDFFRWLRENGYLNLRFWFDGGAVALLPKIAMVLGSYVLAWFLRNYLPGWSWSLSSGLIFGSSGLFFLRGFYIFDLPQWPFRVLGSSIPELGNAVQGTIALNPIFASVLIPLALIALLLGNPSWKWFAIGSGIGVASCLLVSAVMMPNVMWLGEGLLARGFLVVNALLCYGLSWLSMQGERKTA, from the coding sequence ATGAGAAAGGTTTTTATTCTGTGCTTGTTTATAATCGGCCTGGGTTTTGCGATCTTTAATTTTAAAGGTTTGGCAACCCGTGGCACCTATGACTCTATTGTGCTGGACTTCCGGGAAGATGTTCCAGCAGCGCAAATCGCTGGTAAGCTTAGCGCTCTAGCACAACAGTATCACGTTAACCCTTTCCTAAACAGCGAATTCTCCTTAAAGGATAATGTGTATATTGTCAAGGGCGATGCCAACTTACTTAACGCCCTGAAAAAGTCAGATATAGCCAAAGCCACAGAATCTATCGAGCCCAACTATATCTATAACGCCTACGAAGTCCCAAATGACCCCGACTACAGCAAGCAGTGGAACCTGCGGAGCATCAACGTAGAAGCGGCATGGGACGAAACCAAAGGCAGCGGTATGACAGTAGCAGTGATTGATACTGGCGTCAGCCGCGTTCCCGACTTAAAAGATACCAAATTTGTCAAAGGCTATGACTTCGTTAACGACAAAGAAGAAGCCGATGACGACAACGGACACGGCACCCACGTTGCCGGAACGATCGCTCAATCAACCAACAACGGCTACGGCGTCGCCGGGATCGCCTACGAAGCCAGCATCATGCCCCTGAAAGTGCTGAGTGGCAGCGGTGGCGGCACAGTTGCCGATATTTCCGAAGCCATCAAATTTGCCGCCGACAACGGCGCGGATGTAATTAACATGAGCTTGGGTGGCGGTGGTTCCAGCGAACTCATGCAAGAAGCCGTTGACTATGCCCACAGTAAAGGCGTAGTTATAGTCGCCGCAGCAGGTAACGAAAACCGAAATTCTTCCTCCTACCCAGCCCGTTATCCCCACGTCATCAGCGTGGCAGCAACCGGCCCCGCTGGTGAAAAAGCACCATATTCCAACTTTGGTGCTGGTGTAGATATCTCAGCACCCGGTGGCAGCGAAGCTGGTAAGATTCTGCAAGAAACCATTGACTACCAAACCGGCGAACCAGTCTTTGCCGAATACGAAGGTACCAGCATGGCTTCTCCCCACGTTGCCGGAGTAGCGGCACTGGTGAAAGCCAGCGGCATCGAAAATCCAGATGAAATCGAGACCGTCCTCACCAAGTCGGCACGAGTAGTCACTGAAGATCCCCTCAACCACTTTGGTGCCGGTCACTTAGATGCAGCAGCGGCAGTCAAATTTGCCCAGAAAGGACAAGTCACCTTCCGCGACTTCTTCCGCTGGTTGCGCGAAAACGGCTATCTCAACCTCCGCTTTTGGTTTGATGGCGGTGCAGTAGCACTTCTGCCCAAAATTGCGATGGTATTGGGTTCCTATGTCTTAGCCTGGTTTTTGCGGAATTACTTACCTGGCTGGAGTTGGTCGCTCAGCAGCGGACTAATTTTCGGCAGTTCTGGGTTATTTTTCCTACGCGGGTTCTACATCTTCGATCTACCTCAGTGGCCGTTCCGCGTGCTGGGTAGTTCCATTCCCGAACTCGGCAACGCCGTTCAAGGTACGATCGCCTTAAACCCCATTTTTGCCAGCGTACTGATTCCCTTAGCCTTAATAGCGCTGCTGCTGGGAAATCCTAGCTGGAAGTGGTTCGCTATTGGTTCCGGGATAGGCGTCGCCAGCTGCTTGCTAGTCAGTGCAGTGATGATGCCTAATGTTATGTGGCTGGGAGAAGGGCTTCTAGCGCGCGGCTTCCTAGTCGTCAACGCCTTACTGTGTTACGGACTCTCTTGGTTATCAATGCAAGGAGAACGAAAAACCGCATGA